From a single Rosa rugosa chromosome 7, drRosRugo1.1, whole genome shotgun sequence genomic region:
- the LOC133722005 gene encoding uncharacterized protein LOC133722005 has translation MEDSIRSFCNSTASFCNHLQGSCDALKTSIDRRPIPLATASSTFIHSLNRRVSTASAHLNLLETMSFDTVSFEELLGHCNEVYKDNHARLLHLQHRLQPFGYLPEIEIDEDDVSTPITPEDGLDAADDDDDDSLLDESLSLKKLGLSDASLATLAFQANARNEDQDVSFPLSFSYDPSKESLGASSDGSLLDFGEVEDKEMIAVAPLQLVKVCRDDYECLPSYMKSLAPWEDLLAAVEKINSGLKQKTSRGNFFHQDEIPSLGLGPKARSYLLLLVRMNQLVVETVDGVISYRVL, from the exons atggaGGACTCGATTCGGAGCTTTTGCAATTCCACTGCTTCATTCTGCAACCACCTCCAGGGCAGCTGCGACGCCCTCAAGACCTCCATCGACCGCCGCCCCATCCCTCTCGCCACCGCCTCCTCCACCTTCATCCACTCCCTCAACCGCCGCGTCTCCACCGCCAGCGCCCACCTCAACCTCCTCGAAACGATGTCGTTCGACACCGTTTCCTTCGAGGAGCTCTTGGGTCACTGCAACGAGGTCTACAAAGACAACCACGCCCGCCTCCTCCACCTCCAACACCGCCTCCAGCCCTTCGGTTACCTCCCCG AAATTGAGATCGATGAGGACGATGTATCGACGCCGATTACTCCAGAGGATGGATTGGATGCAGCtgatgacgacgacgatgacTCTTT ATTGGACGAGTCATTGAGTTTGAAGAAGCTTGGGCTTTCGGATGCTTCCCTTGCTACTTTAGCATTCCAAG CTAATGCTAGAAATGAGGACCAAGATGTATCTTTTCCTTTGTCGTTCTCGTATGATCCTTCTAAGGAGAGCTTGGGAGCGTCTTCAGATGGATCTCTGTTGGATTTCG GGGAAGTAGAGGATAAAGAAATGATAGCTGTAGCTCCTTTGCAGCTTGTGAAGGTTTGCAGGGATGATTATGAGTGTCTTCCTTCCTACATGAAAAGTCTAGCGCCTTGGGAG GACTTGCTTGCTGCTGTAGAGAAGATCAACTCAGGCCTGAAACAGAAAACAAGCAGAGGAAATTTCTTCCACCAAGATGAAATTCCATCCCTGGGTTTGG GGCCTAAAGCTAGATCTTATTTGCTGCTGCTTGTGCGAATGAACCAATTAGTAGTTGAGACAGTAGATGGTGTGATATCCTACCGAGTTCTGTAG